Proteins encoded together in one Catellatospora citrea window:
- a CDS encoding SPFH domain-containing protein, giving the protein MDGSPQTALLVMLIAAAVILFLTTVSLKSTHRIGPTEVGLVTKRFSRRRLADDNPVAFAGEAGYQADLLMPGQRFKLWPVYSVTKFPWVQVPAGEIGVVIAQVGAPLPIGAKSARYRPEFANFSDLRSFLAHGGEKGVQRPVLPPGTLVPIHPVAFVVITAREVFGVPVAPELQALAAHRELTPAAFGLTPERLRVMVISPHGDRDVIGLVTVLEGEPLPSGDLASRLGGFGDITAMEASADTTDAEIIDVLLGSKNELHNNYQDFQAFLDAGGRIGLQHDPLLYGAYLLNPFLVMVELVPMLVVNQGQVAVIKAFVGLPTLDTSGTDFKFGSIVRPGHRGIWQEPLRTGKYAINPRIYAAELVPTFILTLNWANLMSTAHDLDARLEPIVGKSREGFVFTIDLQVQIHVSDGRAPRVISMVGTMLNLVNEVLQSAVGNHFRNTLQALEAIRFIETRHEVQQAAFTAITQYLAGYEVETKGVYIQDVVFPPELVEVLTHREIANQQRATYEEQQRAETVRVQMEKARGTADMQAELAAAAVSVEISGNKAKAREAEAGGQAAYVRLTGQAEADRTQAVGLAEAKATEALGLARAAGFQAQRDAIGDVPTALVALANAIAEGKINIVPEVLVTGGSSLDGLAATLMRALHEGKVPLPQQDGRIPQQGRG; this is encoded by the coding sequence ATGGACGGGAGCCCACAAACGGCTTTGCTGGTGATGCTCATCGCCGCCGCCGTGATCCTGTTCCTCACCACGGTCTCGCTGAAGTCCACCCACCGCATCGGCCCCACCGAGGTCGGCCTCGTCACCAAGCGGTTCAGCCGCCGGCGGCTGGCCGACGACAACCCGGTGGCGTTCGCGGGCGAGGCCGGCTACCAGGCAGACCTGCTCATGCCGGGACAGCGGTTCAAGCTGTGGCCGGTGTACTCGGTGACCAAGTTCCCCTGGGTGCAGGTGCCCGCCGGGGAGATCGGCGTGGTCATCGCCCAGGTCGGCGCGCCGCTGCCGATCGGCGCCAAGAGCGCGCGCTACCGGCCGGAGTTCGCGAACTTCTCCGACCTGCGCAGTTTCCTCGCGCACGGGGGCGAGAAAGGAGTGCAGCGGCCGGTGCTGCCGCCGGGCACGCTGGTCCCCATCCACCCCGTCGCGTTCGTGGTGATCACCGCCCGCGAGGTCTTCGGCGTTCCAGTCGCGCCGGAGTTGCAGGCCCTGGCCGCCCACCGGGAGCTGACCCCGGCGGCGTTCGGGCTGACACCGGAGCGCCTGCGCGTCATGGTGATCTCGCCGCACGGCGACCGTGACGTGATCGGTCTGGTCACCGTGCTGGAGGGCGAGCCGCTGCCGTCGGGTGACCTGGCCAGCCGGCTCGGCGGATTCGGTGACATCACCGCGATGGAGGCGAGCGCCGACACCACCGACGCGGAGATCATCGACGTCCTGCTCGGTTCCAAGAACGAGCTCCACAACAACTACCAGGACTTCCAGGCGTTCCTGGACGCCGGCGGGCGCATCGGGCTGCAGCACGACCCCCTGCTGTACGGCGCGTACCTGCTCAACCCGTTCCTGGTCATGGTCGAGCTGGTGCCCATGCTGGTGGTGAACCAGGGCCAGGTCGCCGTGATCAAGGCTTTCGTCGGCCTGCCCACCCTGGACACCTCCGGCACCGACTTCAAGTTCGGCAGCATCGTGCGGCCGGGACACCGCGGCATCTGGCAGGAGCCGCTGCGCACCGGCAAGTACGCCATCAACCCGCGCATCTACGCCGCCGAGCTGGTGCCGACGTTCATCCTCACCCTGAACTGGGCGAACCTGATGTCCACGGCGCACGACCTGGACGCGCGACTGGAACCGATCGTGGGCAAGAGCCGCGAGGGCTTCGTGTTCACCATTGACCTGCAGGTGCAGATCCACGTGTCCGACGGCCGCGCGCCGCGGGTGATCTCCATGGTCGGCACGATGCTGAACCTGGTGAACGAGGTGCTGCAGTCGGCGGTGGGCAACCACTTCCGCAACACCCTGCAGGCGCTGGAGGCGATCCGCTTCATCGAGACCCGGCACGAGGTGCAGCAGGCCGCCTTCACGGCGATCACGCAGTACCTGGCCGGGTACGAGGTGGAGACGAAGGGGGTCTACATCCAGGACGTGGTGTTCCCGCCGGAGCTGGTCGAGGTGCTCACCCACCGGGAGATCGCCAACCAGCAGCGGGCCACCTACGAGGAGCAGCAGCGGGCCGAGACGGTCCGCGTCCAGATGGAGAAGGCCCGCGGCACCGCCGACATGCAGGCCGAACTGGCCGCGGCCGCGGTCTCGGTGGAGATCAGCGGCAACAAGGCCAAGGCGCGGGAGGCCGAGGCGGGCGGCCAGGCGGCGTACGTCCGGCTCACCGGCCAGGCCGAGGCCGACCGCACCCAGGCGGTGGGTCTGGCCGAGGCGAAGGCGACCGAGGCGCTCGGGCTGGCCCGGGCGGCCGGTTTCCAGGCGCAGCGTGATGCCATCGGCGACGTGCCTACCGCGCTGGTGGCGCTGGCCAACGCCATCGCCGAAGGAAAGATCAACATAGTGCCCGAGGTCCTGGTCACCGGCGGCTCCAGCCTCGACGGCCTGGCCGCGACCCTGATGCGCGCCCTGCACGAAGGCAAGGTCCCGCTGCCGCAGCAGGACGGCAGGATTCCGCAGCAGGGACGCGGCTGA